A part of Podarcis muralis chromosome 13, rPodMur119.hap1.1, whole genome shotgun sequence genomic DNA contains:
- the ZBTB45 gene encoding zinc finger and BTB domain-containing protein 45, whose translation MAEAVHYIHLQNFSKSLLETLNGQRLGGHFCDVTVHIQEATLRAHRCVLAAGSPFFHDKLLLGYSEIEVPPVVPSQVVRQLVEFMYSGSLVVAQSEALQILTAASILQIKTVIDECTQIISQSRSPKPPTAPPPVPLSLPRVLPAKPQEQPPKEALGSISRPGDLDASHLEPPKLLCASEVRYKLRDLLSSSQHREARAAACEGGMSDGEAGGPYLHPAEATPSCHSRKQRQPVRLQLSETMPVIIKDEEEGVGAEGREGVVVEEREAKLSCFPECGGSGSFPAGFSDEAEAKDSGSAGGAGRKESLHLDYATAEGQDFFGNQDVFSESFIPSWQGEESGEEAAASAARDREKFHSDCSLEASNLRSLAGEFKQDLGGPSGGAAAFPPRSNSGSGGLTFVSSLGIQRELKAEVSNASTGTSTTSIFQFHMPQPAAVAQGFYSIQAQPPQQQQDAGASNMVQLSPGAMVTGPLHGTGEQQSQQPGPSRCSEPSYQCSHCQKTFSSRKNYTKHMFIHSGEKPHQCSICWRSFSLRDYLLKHMVTHTGVRAFQCSICCKRFTQKSSLNVHMRTHRPERFQCCICNKYFSHRTLLERHMTTHTAWKGGQTDAPGAIGVAAAAADWKEKPSIATASAAEGTIAVTAAAWKAGEPSAETAIAVWKAGDPVPGEGSMGAWKGEAAGEGPAAAWKGDPASEAAMQPHTA comes from the exons ATGGCTGAAGCCGTCCATTACATCCACCTCCAGAACTTCAGCAAGTCCCTCCTGGAGACGCTGAACGGGCAGCGCCTGGGTGGGCATTTCTGCGACGTGACAGTGCACATCCAGGAGGCCACGCTGCGTGCTCACCGCTGTGTCTTGGCCGCCGGCAGCCCCTTCTTCCACGACAAGCTGCTGCTGGGCTACTCGGAGATCGAGGTCCCGCCCGTGGTTCCCAGCCAGGTGGTCCGCCAGCTGGTGGAGTTCATGTACAGCGGCTCTCTGGTGGTGGCCCAGTCAGAAGCGCTGCAGATCCTCACGGCCGCCTCCATCCTGCAGATCAAGACGGTCATTGACGAATGCACCCAGATCATCTCTCAAAGCCGCAGCCCCAAGCCTCCCACTGCCCCGCCTCCGGTGCCCCTCTCCCTTCCCAGGGTCCTCCCGGCGAAGCCCCAAGAGCAGCCACCCAAAGAGGCCCTTGGCAGCATCTCACGGCCCGGGGACCTCGACGCTTCCCACTTGGAGCCCCCCAAACTGCTCTGCGCTTCAGAGGTGCGCTACAAGCTGCGcgacctcctctcctcctcccagcacaGGGAGGCGAGGGCAGCCGCCTGCGAGGGGGGCATGAGCGATGGGGAGGCGGGGGGCCCGTACCTCCACCCCGCCGAGGCCACGCCCAGCTGCCACAGCCGCAAGCAGCGCCAGCCGGTGAGGCTTCAGCTGTCCGAGACGATGCCTGTCATCATCAAGGACGAGGAGGAGGGGGTTGGTGCGGAAGGCcgggagggggtggtggtggaagaaagAGAGGCCAAGCTTAGCTGCTTCCCCGAGTGTGGCGGGAGCGGAAGTTTCCCTGCCGGCTTCAGCGACGAGGCAgaagcaaaggattctgggagtgcCGGCGGGGCCggcaggaaggagagcctccACTTGGATTACGCCACTGCCGAGGGCCAGGATTTCTTTGGGAACCAGGATGTCTTTTCAGAGTCCTTCATACCATCCTGGCAGGGGGAGGAAAGCGGCGAAGAGGCGGCAGCTTCCGCCGCTCGGGACAGGGAGAAGTTCCACTCGGACTGCAGCTTGGAGGCTTCCAACCTGAGGAGCTTGGCAGGAGAGTTCAAACAGGACTTGGGCGGGCCCTCTGGCGGCGCCGCAGCCTTCCCGCCCCGCAGCAATAGTGGCAGCGGGGGCTTGACTTTTGTCTCCTCTCTGGGCATCCAACGGGAGCTCAAGGCGGAGGTCAGCAACGCCAGCACAGGCACCAGCACCACCAGCATCTTCCAGTTCCACATGCCCCAGCCGGCTGCGGTGGCCCAGGGCTTTTACAGCATCCAGGCACagccgccgcagcagcagcaagacgcCGGTGCCAGCAACATGGTGCAGCTCAGCCCCGGTGCTATGGTCACAGGCCCCCTGCATGGCACTGGAGAGCAGCAGAGCCAACAGCCCGGCCCCTCGCGCTGCTCAGAGCCCTCCTACCAGTGTAGCCACTGCCAGAAAACCTTCAGTTCCCGCAAAAACTACACCAAGCACATGTTCATCCATTCTG GCGAGAAGCCCCACCAGTGCAGCATCTGCtggcgctccttctccctgcgggACTACCTGCTGAAGCACATGGTGACGCACACGGGGGTCCGGGCCTTCCAGTGCTCCATCTGCTGCAAGCGCTTCACCCAGAAGAGCTCGCTCAACGTCCACATGCGCACACACCGCCCAGAGCGCTTCCAGTGCTGCATCTGCAACAAGTACTTCTCCCACCGCACGCTGCTGGAGCGCCACATGACCACCCACACCGCCTGGAAGGGCGGGCAGACCGACGCCCCTGGAGCCATTGGGGTGGCCGCGGCCGCCgctgactggaaagagaagccgAGCATTGCCACCGCCTCTGCCGCCGAGGGGACTATTGCCGTCACCGCCGCGGCGTGGAAAGCGGGGGAACCGTCTGCTGAGACGGCCATTGCCGTGTGGAAAGCGGGGGATCCGGTCCCTGGGGAAGGCAGTATGGGGGCCTGGAAAGGGGAAGCGGCTGGCGAAGGACCAGCTGCAGCCTGGAAAGGGGACCCGGCTTCAGAGGCAGCCATGCAGCCTCACACAGCCTAA